AATTTCCGCCAAGCCCTTCCCAGCTGTTGCCGCGGCTACCGACCCCTTTTGTTTGATTATACGCCACGACCATATACGGAGCTTTTATCTCGCCGTTTTTTAGGGCGTCTATCAAAAATTCCTGCGTCGAAGGCAGACTTTGGAAAAACTCAACCTTCAAATCACACCTTAAATTTATAGAAGTGATTTACCGGATTTTGTCCGCCACCGATGATGACCGCGTTTTTAATAGCGTTAAAGATATAATCATGCGCATTTTTTACGCTCTCTTTTAGGCTATGTCCATTTGCTAAATTTGAAGCGATCGCGCTTGATAACGAGCAGCCTGAGCCGTGAGTTGCGGTCGTTTTTATGCGCTCATCGCTAAAAATTTCATACTTGCTGCCATCATAAAATATATCAAGCGACTTGCCTTCTATCTCGCCACACTTTAGATAGACGCTCTTTGTGCCAAATTTCAAAAGCTCCTTGCAAGCCTCTTTTAGCTCGCTCTCGCCCTTTAGCTCACGCTTTAAAATTTCGCGCGCTTCAAAGATATTTGGCGTGATCACGCTTGCAAGTGGGAAAAGCTCCTCCACGATCGCATCTTTTGCAGCGCCTTCTAGCCAGATATCGCCATTTTTACAGCTCATAACAGGATCAAGCACGACTGGTGGTAAATTTTTGATCTCTCTTAGCGTTTTTGCGACGCTTTTGATGATCTCAACGCTTGGGACGACGCCTATTTTTATCACATCAACTCTTATATCATCAAATATCGCCTTGATCTGATCCTCGATGAGCTTAGTATCAACTAGCTGCATGCCAAATATGCCCTTTGTATTTTGAGCAGTGACCGCCGTAATCGCTCCCATCGCATAGATGCCGTGTGCTATAAAGACCTTTATATCAGCTAAAACTCCAGCTCCGCCGCTTGGATCAACGCCTGCTATACTTAGCGCATTTTTCATATTTTCTCCTATTAAATTTTGATTATTACTCTATTTTGTCGCCAACACTAAGACGCTTACCATTTATATATGCTTTTGCGTTTGTTGGCTTTTTGCTTGGCTCTTGAAGCTCGTAAATTTTGACCGCGCCACCCTTGCAAGCAACCACAGCGTGATCTTTTTCTATGCTTAAAATTTCTCCGCTTTTGCCACTTTTTTCGCTTAGTCCAAGTGATAAAATTTTTAGCCCACTTGCTAGATAAATCCCTGGCCAAGGTGTGAGCGCGCGAAATTTATTATAAATTTGCCCCGCCTCTTCATCAAAGCTAAAAAGTCCGTCGCTTTTACTTATTTTTTTGCAGTGCGTAGCTTGTGTGTCATCTTGCTTTTGTGGTTTTAAATTTTCAAAATTCTTAAGCACTTTTACGATTAGCTCGCCGCCAAGCTCGCCTAGCTCACTAAAAAGCTCGCTTGACATCTTATTTTCGCAAGGCGTGTAGATGAAGTCTAGTATATCGCCAGTGTCAAGCCCAGCATCCATTAGCATAGCTGTGACGCCAGTTTGCTTCTCGCCTGCTAGGATCGCGCTTTGTATAGGGCTCGCACCTCTATATTTTGGCAAGATAGAAGCGTGTAAATTTATACAAGTCGCCACGTCAAGCACGCTTTGGGGCAAAATTTTGCCATAAGCTGCCACCACGATAAATTTAGGCTCAAATGCCTTTAGCTCGGCAACCACCGCCTCATTTTTTAGCGTATTTGGTGTAAGCACTGGCACGCCTACTAGCTCATTTTGAGCGTAAATTTTCACCTCACTTGGGGTTAAAATTTGCTTTCTGCCAACTGGCTTATCAGGCTGGGTAAAGACCGCTTTTATGTTAAAGCCAGCCTCTTTTAGATGCCTAAGTATCCTAACAGCATAATCAGGCGTTCCCATAAAAACTACATTCATCACTTTCCTTTAAATTTCAACGACTTTTATTTTGATCTACGTTTTGCCTGCTTGGCGGCCAAGAGGCGCATGGATCTTCTTGCCAGTCAATCTTTTGAAATATCAAACTTCCTAGCTCATTAATGCTAACTTTGCCACTACGATCAAGATCCAGTCTTTTAAAATCCTCACTAGTGCATAGATCTGGTGCTATTTTTAGTCCTGGTGGTACCTTGCAAGCCGTCCATTCACCTAAATTTAGCATGCCGTCACGATCTATATCATTGTAATCCAAAAACATATACGCCGGATCCGCTGGATCACAGCTATATACACCAAGGCAAAATAGCATAATGCAAAAAATTTTCTTCATTTTATACTCTTAAAAACCTATGCTCAAAGCGCTAAAAAGTTGCAACTCAAAGCTCATTTTTTAGTAGCTCAAGCAGTGCAAATTTAAGCTCGTCGATGTTCTCATTTGTCGCTGATGAGATTGGCAAAATAAAATATGGCTTTGAATGATCAAAGCTGAGTAAATCTTGTTTGTAGATAAATTTACCGTTTTGCTCTGGCTTTAGCTTCAAAAATTTTATAAATTCTTTTATGTTTTCATCTAAATTTTCCGCCGCATCGACTCTGGTGATAGCGATCGCATAGTCCCTGCTAGCAAGCACGCTTGAAAATTTAGCAACCTCTTCTTTCAACACACTAAACTGCTCGCTCATACCTCTATAGTTTGCTCCGTCTATCATAAAAAGTAAAATTTTATTTCGCTCGATATGCTTTAGAAATTTAACGCCCAAACCGCGTCCATCGCTCGCCCCTTCGATGATACCAGGGATGTCAGCCATAACAAAGCCACTAAACTCATCAACCTCAACAAGGCCAAGCTTTGGCGTAAGCGTCGTAAATTCGTAGTTTGCTATCTGCGGTTTGGCATTTGATACTGTTGAAATAAGAGTTGATTTACCAACATTTGGAAAGCCCACCAAACCAACATCAGCAATGAGCTTTAACTCGAGCCTTACTTCAATACTCTCTTCAGGCATACCTTTTTGTGCGTATTCTGGAGCTTGATTGATAGAGCTTTTAAAGTGAAAATTTCCGAGTCCGCCTTTACCGCCCTTTAAAAATAGCGTCTTTTGGCCCTCGCTAACTATATCACAGAGTAGTTCATTTGTCTGTGCATCATAAACGGCTGTACCAGGAGGGACTATGAGTTCTAAATTTTCGCCCTTTTTGCCGGTCATTCGCTTGCCCATACCAGCTTCACCATTGCCAGCCTTCATGGCTCTTTTACCCTTATAATTTGCTAAAGTATGGGTATTGTTGTCACAAACAAAATAAACATCTCCGCCATCTCCGCCATCTCCGCCATCAGGACCACCTAAAATGACGTGTTTTTCACGGCGAAAACTCACAGCTCCAGCTCCACCATGCCCCGAACTTAGAGTCAATTTTGCACTATCTATAAACATTTTTTACCTTAAATTTTTTATTTGGATTATATCCAACTTTACTGAAATTTAAATCGTGATATCTTGTCTAAAATAAAGCAAAAACAATCAGCATGAAGCCTAAAATATAAAGTTATGGTTGATTTAAAATTTCTATCAAACAGCTATTTTAAAAATTCTAAACACTAAATAAAAATTTTAATTTTTGAATAATTTTAAGAAAGAAAGGGGCGATTGCCCCAAGGATTATGCAGCTGGATAAACAGATACTTTTTTTCTGTTTTTATCAAGTCTTTCAAATTTTACAAAACCATCAACTAATGCAAAAATAGTGTGATCTTTGCCAAGACCTACGTTATTTCCAGCATGAGTTGCTGTTCCTCTTTGGCGGATGATTATATTTCCAGCACGAACGAACTCGCCACCAAATTTCTTAACACCTAATCGGCGTCCGATACTATCACGGTTATTTTGGGTTGAACCTTGACCTTTTTTGTGTGCCATATCTTATCTCCTTAAGCTGCGATACTTACGACTTTTACACGTGTAAATTGTCTTCTAAAGCCGCGTTTTAGTTTTGAGTCTTTACGTCTGCGTTTTTTGTAGATAACTACTTTTTTGTCTTTGCCTTCATTAATGACCTCAAGAACAACTTTTGCACCCTTCACAAATGGCGCACCTACCTTTACTTCGCTGTCATTTACAGCCAAAACTTCTGTAATCTCAACGGTTGATTTAGCTTCAGCACTAAAGTGATCTAGCTTAAGGTACTCGCCCTCGCTAACACGATATTGCTTACCACCATGCTTAAATATAGCGTATTTTGACATACTCTACCTTTCTAAAATTTGGTAAGACCAAAAAGCACTTTTTTGCAAAAGATTTATGGAGCTTTATTGGTTGTAAAGTGTGAATGTTAGCCAAAAGTTTATAAATTCTACTTTAATGCCCCTGATTTTATGATCTCATCGGCTAAATTTCTTATCATAGAGCTATGATCCAGAAAAAAGGTTTTGTCATTTGGTAAATAAGGCTGATGTATCAGAGTTTTAGCTACTGGCGCATTTAAGATCATATTTATCAGTTCAAACTCAGGTGGCAAAACAAAATAGAGTTTTGGCCTAGGAATTTCATTTTGAAAGAGCCTCTGCGCATAAAATTTACTGAAATTTTCGTTCTTTGGAAGCTTTATCTCTTTAAAGAGCTCAAGTGGCAAAAAGTAGCGTGCCAAAGCGTGAAGTCCGTGTGCGAAAATATAAAGCCTTTTTTCAAATTTAGGCGCATCTGTCCTGTCAAATATGGAGCAAAATTTCTGCAAATGCTCACTCATGGCAGCCACATCTTTTTTATGCAGGGCAAGCATAAATTTAACCGCCTCTCTTTCGTTTGTCGGCTTTTTTGACTGCGCAAAAGCGTGAGCCTTTTCTAGAGCTGAGGCAAGTAAATTTTCATCCTGCCAAAGCATCGCCGTGAGCAAATCATGCATCACGCATAGAAATTTATAGCCGTTTTTGCTAGGTGGCAGGCCTTTTGGAAAGATCCTTGCCATACTCTGCGTGTCACCACAAGCGATAGCAAAAAATGCCGGTATGAGCCTCTCACACTGATCGTATCCACCGCTGCATCCTGGAAGTAAATTTAGCTTAGCATATTGAAAAATGAGATTATTTAGTGCCTCGACGTCGCCCTCAGTTAGGCACTTTTCAAGGTAAAAGTCGTAGCGTCTAGCTCTTGAAAAAGAGAGTAATCGTATGAGCTCACATAAAAAGTCATATTCGTTTAAATTTTTCTCTTTTATCTGGGCGTAAATGCTTGCATACTCGTCTAAAAGTAGCTCTTCATCGCTTTTTGGTAGTTTTTTGGTTTTGAAAATATTAGGCAAGCCTTCTAAAAATGACATTTTGTGTTTCCTTATTTTTGCTAATTTTAGCCAAAAACACCTAATTTTCCACGTGCAAAAGGTGGCTTTAGCGGATATTTTAACCGCATTTTGGCTATAATCGCCCCAAATTTAAGCAAGTATGGGATAAAGATGGCAGGCGAAGATCAGGAAAAAACCGAAGAAGCGACCCCCAAAAAGATAGAAGATGCCAAAAAGGACGGCAACGTCCCCAAAAGTCAGGACCTAGCTGGGTTCGTGACCCTAGTTATTGCTATTGGCGTACTACTTGCAATGCTAAATTTTATGAAAGAACAGATCATCTCACTTTATATCTACTACTCAAAATTTATCGGTCAGCCACTTACCTTGCCAACTGTAAAAATGATCGTCGTAAATACCTTTGCAAGGTCGCTTCTTATGATACTTCCAGTTTGTATCTGTGTGGCGATCGCTGGTGTCATCGCAAATGTAATGCAGTTTGGATTTATCTTTACCACAAAACCCATAATGCCAAATTTTGGTAAGATAAACCCGCTAAAAGGGCTAAAAAATTTATTCTCGATGAAAAAAGTGATAGACAGTATTAAAATCGTGCTAAAAGTTAGCATCGTCTTTGGTGTTGGATTTTATTTTTTCTTGCAGTTTATAAAGGAGCTACCGCACACGCTCTTTTTTTCTATGTTTGATCAGCTTGCTTGGCTAAAAGAAAAGCTCATTATTCTTGTTAGTGTCATGCTTTTTATACTTTTCGTGATCGGACTTATTGACCTTCTCATTGTGCGTTTTCAGTATTTTAAAGACCTTCGTATGAGCAAGCAAGAGATAAAAGATGAGTATAAGCAAATGGAAGGAGATCCTCAGGTAAAAGGCAGAATTCGTCAAGCACAAATGCGTGCAGCCAAGCGTCGAATGATGCAAAATATCCCACAAGCTGACGTAGTCATCACAAACCCTACTCACTACGCCGTGGCGATAAGATATGATAAAAGTCGCGACGAGGCGCCGATAATACTTGCCAAAGGTGTTGATTTTTTAGCATTGCAAATCAAAAAAATAGCCGTTGAAAATGGTGTGCAAATTTATGAAAACCCACCACTCGCAAGAGAGCTTTATAAAATTTGTGAAGTCGATGATACGATACCAGCACATCTTTTTAGAGCCGTAGCCGAGGTGCTAAGCTTCGTTTATATGAGCAATAAACAAAAATTTAAAGATAAGCTTTGATAAATTCTGCTCTTGCCACTAGAAAATACTAGCAGCAAGAGAATTTATATATTATAGGTATCCAAAAGCGGTTGCAAAAATATAGCCAAATATACAAGAGGATATAACACCAATAAGACCCGGAATGATAAAGCTGTGATTGATAACAAATTTACCAATATGTGTCGTACCGCTTCTATCAAACTGAATAGCTGCAAGGTCGCTTGGATATGTTGGCAGGATGTAGTATCCGTAGCAAGCTGGCGCAAAAGCTAGAATGATAGCAGGATTAACATCGATATTTAAAGCTAATGGCACAAATGCAACCAAGGCTGCAGCTTGAGAATTTACAAATTTTGAGATAATCAAGAGCATAACCGCATAAGTCCAAGGGTGCTCTTTTACGATGCTTCCTAGCGCCTCTTTCATCATCGGAGTATGCACTGCAAACATAGTCTCAGCCATCCAAGAGATACCAAATACTGCAACAAGAGCGATCATACCTGATCTAAATATCTCGTTTTTACCGATCTTGCTAGCATCTGTTGGTGTAAAGATTAAAATGATAGCACCAGTTAAAAGCATGAAAATTTGAATAACATGAACCATGCTTAAGCTCTTTGAAGATGCTTGTTTGTTACTTATATTGATGTAAGCACCTTGGAATTCTTCTTTTGCGCCTTTTTCATTTATATATGTTACTGCACCATCAGCTGTGCGAGTAAGAGTTTGATTTGCATCTTTGCCGATGATTTTGACTGATTGAGCTTTTTGATTAGCATTTAGCTTATCGTTTGCTACTTTTAACTCAGCCGCCTCTGTTTGGATGCTAGCATCTTTTATTTTTAAGGTTTTTAAGACTTTTTGTTCAGTTGGAAGGTTAGCTATTACTTGAACGACCGTTGCATCTTTGTAAGTAGTCCAGCTTGGGCGAAGATCTTTAAAATATCCAAGAAGCGCAACTACAAGAATAGAGCCTAAAAATATCCACATCGCAGCCCATTGATAGCCAGGAAGTTTTTTGCCTAAAAGTGTCGCACTATCGCCATAAACATATTTTTTAAACTCAGGATCTTGAAGCTTTGTTTGAAATACTTCATCTTTATCAAGATCTTTACCTCTAAACCAGCTAAAAATTCCTACCGCCAAAACACCGCAAAATGTCGAAGGGATAGTAATCTTTAAAAGATCTAAATATCCATCAAAGCCAGCTAAGTGAGTTTTAGCATTAATAAGAAAGCTTGTAAGAGTTACAACAGCAACTGAAACTGGGCTAGCGATGATGCCCATTTGTGAGGCTATCGAGCTTGCTGCCATTGGTCGCTCTGGGCGGATGCCATTTTTGATAGCGATATCATAAACGATAGGAAGCACGGTATAAACAACGTGTCCAGTACCGCATAAAATAGTAAGTGTACATGTTACAAAAGGAGCCAAGATACTTACATATTTTGGATTTTTTCTAAGTATGGTTTCTGCTATTTGAAGCATAACATCAAGACCACCACTGGCTTGAAGCGTAGCACTTGCCACAACAACAGCGAGGATAGTTAGCATAACATCAATTGCTGGCTTACCAGGCTCGATATTAAATCCAAAAACGAGGACTATAAGACCGATACCACCTAGCATACCAAGTGCGATACCGCCTTTTTTAGCTCCGTAGAACAAACAGATAAGGACGATGAGAAGCTGGATAGCAAACTGCATGCCTTCACTTAAATTCATGAGAAAATCCATGAAACCTCCTAAGTTAATATAAATTTAATCAAGATTATATCTCTTATGGATTTAGATTAAACTTATATTTTAAGGATGATTTGATACAAATATAACATTTTGATTAAAAAAGCTTATTTGGGATAAATTTTTACAAGATTGTCTTGTACGAAATTTTTATTTGATCTTAAAAATTTTATTTGACTTAGAATATATAAGATAAAAATAGCATTGTTATATTTTTAAATTTATTAATAGTAAAAATTTATTTAAATTTTATAAATAACCTAGAAAAATAGCATAAAAGCCTTGTAAATGTGAAATTTAATAGAACTAAGAGAAAAAGGATTGATGTTTAAAGAAAGGTAATGGTGGTTAGAGGCAGAATCGAACTGCCGACACGCAGATTTTCAGTCTGCTGCTCTACCGACTGAGCTATCCAACCACTCGTTAAAGAAAGTCAGATTATACATGTTTAATATTTAAAGAAAGTTTAAAATACACACTTTTTTAAATAAAATAAGCTATGTTTTTCTATTTTGACTTGAAATATAAAAGAAATTCTACAAAGCAGATAATAAATTACGAGCTTAAATAAGCTTGTAATTTATTTTAGTGTATATGAAATAGGAAAGCGCAGATAACGATCTTGCTTAGGTTTTGGAAACTCAGAACTTGCTCTTTGAATATTTTCTAAAGCACCATTATCAAGCGACTCAAAACCAGAGCTTTTACTAACTTTAAGTTCATCTATGCTGCCGTCTTGCTTGAGTAAAAACCTAACTTCTACAACTCCTTGATGTTTCATACGTCTAGCATTATTTGGGTAACTTTTATGCCTCTTAACTGCGATTATAACCTTCGTAAAATCTTCATCGCCTTGCGAATTTGATAAATTTAGCTCAGGTGTTACATTTTGAACTGGAGCTGCAGCTATAGACTTGTTATTGGCTGGTAAATTTGTATTTACACTAGCTGGCGGTACAATGGGCTGCACTGGCTGAGCAATTACCGGTTCAGGCTTGGGCTCTATTTTTTTCTCTTTTTTAGGCTCTACCTTTTTTATTTCACGCTTTGGTTTCTCCACCTTTTTAGGTTCAGGTTTTGGTTCTGGCTTTGGCTCAGGTTTTGGTGGCTCTGGCGGTGGTGGTGGAGCTGGTGGAGTTGGCTCTGGGATAAGCATTTGCTCCGCTATTTGAGGTGCTGAGACTTGCGGCACTGGAGTAAATGAATTAAGAGCTATTTTTATCGGTTTTTGCTCACCTATTTTTATCTCATCAAAATTATGTGAAAGCAAAAAATATACTGCTGCTCCATGCACTATAAGCGAAACAGCTAAGCCGCTGTAATTTGAAATTTTATTCAGAGATTGTTTGGATTGCAAAATTTTCGTGGCCCTTCTCTTTTAATATATCAATTACTTTGACAAAGCTATCAAATTTCGAATTTTTATCGCTTTTTAGTTCGATCAATGTCTTTATATCAACCGCATTTAGTTTATCTTTAAGTTCGTTCTCAGAAATTTCTACATCATCTATAAAAAATTTATTATCCTTATCAATTACTACGCTTACCTTTTTATCGTCCTCTTTGCTTTGCTCAGCGCTGTTTGCACTTGGAAGATCAATAGCTATCTTGCCTTGAGCAATAAAAGTCGAAATGCTAAGCACGATAGCAAGCAAAACAAGCATAATATCAATAAATGGGACAATATTTAACCCATCTTTTTTATTTAGACGCATTTTCAGCCTTATATCTATTTAGCATCACATCTACTTTTCTGACAAAACCATTGTAAATCATCAAAGTTGGTATCGCCACAAGTAGTCCAAAAGCAGTTGCTTTTAGCGCAAGAGAGAGGCCGACCATTATGCTTTTAGTATCGATTCCGCCTGCCATACCCATATCATAAAATGTGATCATAATTCCAGCAACTGTACCAAGAAGTCCTACATATGGTGCATTTGAGTAGATAATATAAAGTGTGGTTAAATTTTTGGTTAGTGCTTCCTCAAGCGATTCGATACTTTTATAGCCTTTTATATCAACGCGTGAATAAAAAATAATACGCTCAATCGTATACCAAAGTACAAAAAAACTCATAATGCCTAAAATCGCAATAATTACATGATCAATGTGATGTTTAATTAGCTCCATAATACCTTCTTAGTAAAAATTTTTGCGTGATTATAGCTATATTGATAACCAATGTCAAATATTTAGTAAAAATGTAATCAAATAAAAACTAAAATTTTTAATTTTGTATGTATATATTTAATTATATTTAGAATTTCAAAAATTTAATTTTTTTCTTAGTAGCTCTATTTCAGTGATGACTATTTTTGGCGTAAGCTCCTTCATACAGGCATGTGTTTTTATGGGACATACTCGCTTCATGCATGGCATACACTCTAAATTTAAATGCACTATCTTTGCACTCTCATCTTGCCATGGACTAGTCTCTTTAAATTTAGTCGGTCCAAAAAGAGCCACAAGTGGCACTTTATAGGCAGCTGCGATATGCATAGGACCACTATCGTTTGTCAAAAAGATGCCATTTTTTATAGAACCTATAACCTCACAAAGCTCTTTTATGCTTGTTTTTCCGGCCAAATTTTCACATTTCATACCATTTTGTAAGAGTATCTGCTCGATTTCATTGCAAATTTCAAGCTCAGCTTTCGAGCCAGTGATCTTTACATCAAATTCATCTTTAAAGTGCAGTGCAACCTCTGCAAAATAGTACGGATACCACCTTTTGGCACTTCCGTAGCTAGCACCTGGATTTAGCACAAGGAGTTTTTGCTCGCTTTTTTTAGCTTCATAATAAATTTTTAGTTCGTTTGAAATTTCTTTTAAATTTAGGCTTTGCTTTATGAAATTTAGATATTTCTGCACCTGATGCAAGCTCTCGCTACTCTTTTTAAAACAAAATTTTTGCGTTGCTTTTATAAAAAATAGCAAAAATTTACTAGCAAATGAGCTTCTAAGGCTAATAGCAATATCAAATTTTCCAAGCTTGCTAGCCGTTTTTATAAGACTTAAATATCTTGAGTTTTGCTTTTTACTATCGTCAATGACTACTTTTTCACACTTTGGATGTGATTTGTAAAGCTCACAGGCCACATAAGAGCCAAAAAATACAATATTTTTAGCATTTTTACTTAAATTTTCTATCGCTGCACTCGCCATCACAGCATCTCCAAGCCAAGTTGGAAGCTCTATAAACACTCTCACTTTTGCTCCAAATTTAGCACTTCGTTTATGATTTCAAGAGTTTTGCTTGCATTTTCTTCTATACTAAATTTTTGCGAAAGTAAAAATGACTCCTCTTGCAGCTCTCTCATCATCTCATTATCATTAAGCACCTGCTCCACTAGCTCCAGTATACTTTCATCATTTGGTTCACGCATGATAAAACGATTTTCTAAAATTTCAGCTGCCCCATTTTGAGCCGTTGTAAAGACAATATTTTTAAAGCTAAGTGCCTCTAGAACGACATTTGAAAATGGCTCATAGTGTGTTGGAAATATAAAAATATCGCTTGCTTCATAAAATTTTGCAGTCATTTTTTGCTCACCTGTAAAAAATGCCTTTATCTTTAGCTTTTTTGCTAGCTTCTTATATGAATTTAAATTTTTATCTTTGCCTACTATTAGCGCATTTACTGGCGTTTTTAGCTTTGAGACAAGAAGTAAAAAGTCTTTTGCTCCTTTTCTTTTAAAGCCATTTCCGACAAAAAGCACAATTGGTAAATTGTAATCGAGTCCAAATTCTTCACATACGCTAAGTTTTGCTTCTCCTTTTTCTACTTTTTGTGGCAAATTTATACCGTTGTAAATGGTAACGATTTTTGACTCATCGACACCGTAAGCTGAAATAATTTGCTCTTTTATGTAGTTTGAATTTGCGATTATCTTTTTAGAATTTTTAAAGCAACGTTTTTCTAGATATGGATAGACAAAATTTAGAGGATTAACCCACCAAAATGGCTTTGTGGCACGATAAATTTTATGCACGCCGTCCCCTGCTCTATAAATATCTGCGCAGCTCACTCGCTCCAAGCTAAAATATACCTCATCACTTTTTTTCTGGCGTTTTACCTGTGCGTTAAATCTCAAAGCCTTTTTCCATGACGAGATCCTAGCCTCTCCTAGATATGAGCGTATAGATGTGTCTATACCTACGTCTTTTAGGGCTTTGGTAAG
This region of Campylobacter concisus genomic DNA includes:
- the waaF gene encoding lipopolysaccharide heptosyltransferase II, with product MRVFIELPTWLGDAVMASAAIENLSKNAKNIVFFGSYVACELYKSHPKCEKVVIDDSKKQNSRYLSLIKTASKLGKFDIAISLRSSFASKFLLFFIKATQKFCFKKSSESLHQVQKYLNFIKQSLNLKEISNELKIYYEAKKSEQKLLVLNPGASYGSAKRWYPYYFAEVALHFKDEFDVKITGSKAELEICNEIEQILLQNGMKCENLAGKTSIKELCEVIGSIKNGIFLTNDSGPMHIAAAYKVPLVALFGPTKFKETSPWQDESAKIVHLNLECMPCMKRVCPIKTHACMKELTPKIVITEIELLRKKLNF
- a CDS encoding glycosyltransferase family 4 protein, coding for MKKIVFLRINPNAVGGAERYLRRLTKALKDVGIDTSIRSYLGEARISSWKKALRFNAQVKRQKKSDEVYFSLERVSCADIYRAGDGVHKIYRATKPFWWVNPLNFVYPYLEKRCFKNSKKIIANSNYIKEQIISAYGVDESKIVTIYNGINLPQKVEKGEAKLSVCEEFGLDYNLPIVLFVGNGFKRKGAKDFLLLVSKLKTPVNALIVGKDKNLNSYKKLAKKLKIKAFFTGEQKMTAKFYEASDIFIFPTHYEPFSNVVLEALSFKNIVFTTAQNGAAEILENRFIMREPNDESILELVEQVLNDNEMMRELQEESFLLSQKFSIEENASKTLEIINEVLNLEQK